The following coding sequences are from one Parabacteroides pacaensis window:
- a CDS encoding 6-bladed beta-propeller: MKHTFIFLLIAWFLSTNSAVAQNTADISVANGQTVQIDLNRLNPVEPLIRSVSFLKLDGIDEELIKNQPRIKCDDSFLYVHGKQSPKIYLFDKTGKLIRIVNRKGEGPEQYKTVTDFFVCKNKLFVYDNIQGVLLQYNAKGDYESKLALTTKGYRIAEYNNQYIVYMGNQQDVEYSLWVFDKKGVLVKKYLKGMQTPKTYPVNSILSPLNPTDKGLIITYELDNTIYLYNDNKIRTFALDFGPYNLSEKNSWKANMKNIKYMYQLIASPNQILWMDSFLNWGDLYVVNLIKAQGNERICFTMDSDQVYSFNQSDYPFSIFGRDMTVNAEGQFVTWIPSQMLPIMKKFQREGTKMNDYVKKLLALHVNGKTDMVVCFFTMKQPD, translated from the coding sequence ATGAAACACACATTCATTTTCTTACTTATCGCTTGGTTTCTTTCCACGAATTCTGCTGTTGCACAGAACACAGCGGATATATCCGTTGCTAACGGACAAACGGTACAGATAGACCTGAATCGCTTAAATCCGGTGGAGCCGTTGATTCGGTCCGTTTCCTTTCTGAAACTGGACGGTATTGATGAAGAATTGATAAAAAACCAACCTCGGATAAAATGCGACGATTCATTTCTGTACGTACATGGGAAACAGTCTCCTAAGATCTATCTGTTCGATAAAACCGGGAAATTGATCCGTATCGTCAACCGGAAAGGGGAAGGACCGGAACAATATAAGACGGTCACGGATTTCTTTGTCTGTAAAAATAAACTGTTTGTTTATGACAACATACAAGGAGTATTGTTGCAGTATAACGCAAAAGGCGACTACGAATCGAAACTGGCCTTGACTACAAAAGGGTATCGCATTGCAGAATACAATAATCAATATATCGTGTACATGGGAAATCAGCAGGATGTGGAATACTCCCTTTGGGTATTTGACAAGAAGGGCGTGCTCGTGAAAAAATACCTGAAAGGCATGCAGACTCCCAAAACTTATCCCGTCAATAGCATATTGTCACCATTGAATCCTACGGATAAAGGATTGATTATCACGTATGAGCTCGACAATACCATCTATTTATACAATGACAATAAGATCCGGACCTTCGCTCTTGATTTCGGTCCATATAACCTGAGTGAAAAAAACAGCTGGAAAGCGAATATGAAAAATATTAAATATATGTACCAGTTGATTGCTTCCCCCAACCAAATACTCTGGATGGATAGTTTCCTAAACTGGGGGGATTTGTATGTTGTCAACCTGATAAAAGCACAAGGCAACGAAAGGATATGCTTCACAATGGATAGCGACCAAGTGTATTCTTTTAACCAAAGCGATTATCCGTTTTCCATTTTTGGCCGGGATATGACGGTAAATGCCGAAGGGCAGTTCGTTACATGGATACCCTCTCAGATGCTTCCCATTATGAAAAAATTCCAGCGCGAAGGAACAAAAATGAACGATTATGTAAAAAAGTTGCTTGCACTCCATGTAAATGGAAAAACGGATATGGTGGTCTGTTTTTTTACAATGAAGCAACCGGATTGA
- a CDS encoding TlpA family protein disulfide reductase — protein MRKYIYIIVLLIILGSSISVIIHYKNKGAYCQEALENIINEQNSRIDNRIEAGGNDQIASFYDTDIMLNPHLMLTSIDGKKQELKDLPGKGKKLMYYFSMQNCLLCVKHILPSLKQLADEVGTEKVICLVNSHSRREVSLFNRDNELNIPVYLPYSIGLSLEKENIPFFFVIDEDLKTGYVYIPREEMSVQTTEYLDLMKHVLLNQPLHEK, from the coding sequence ATGAGAAAATACATATATATAATTGTTTTATTGATTATTTTGGGGTCGAGCATATCTGTAATAATCCATTATAAAAATAAAGGAGCCTATTGCCAGGAAGCACTCGAAAACATAATCAACGAACAAAATTCCAGGATAGACAACCGGATTGAAGCTGGGGGGAATGACCAAATTGCATCGTTCTATGATACGGATATCATGTTGAATCCTCATTTGATGTTGACGAGCATTGATGGTAAAAAACAGGAGCTGAAAGATTTACCAGGGAAGGGTAAAAAACTTATGTATTATTTTTCAATGCAAAATTGCCTGCTTTGTGTAAAACATATATTGCCTTCGTTGAAGCAATTGGCGGATGAAGTGGGTACCGAAAAGGTGATTTGTCTAGTGAATAGCCATAGTCGCCGCGAGGTCTCCCTTTTCAATCGGGATAACGAATTGAATATTCCGGTTTATCTTCCCTATTCCATAGGATTGTCACTCGAAAAAGAGAATATTCCTTTTTTCTTTGTAATCGACGAAGATCTGAAAACGGGTTATGTATATATTCCCCGAGAAGAGATGTCTGTGCAAACGACGGAATACCTGGATTTGATGAAACATGTTCTTTTAAACCAGCCGTTGCATGAAAAATAG
- a CDS encoding transglutaminase domain-containing protein, producing MKNSVKILKRITMVLALIVVGQLVYLTISSVSRKGTRRLEKALAFAGPNRKELEMVLSHYKQGNDREKYEAACFLIENMPAYFSYNYPQSILDSIATINDLLLSGETPLSGHLSRVNKFPYDNLDKIYDARVITSGYLIRNIDLAFKVWRERPWGKYVGFDDFCEYILPYRTKDEPLSDWRTLYYKRFMPLFDSLYQGTDIIEACNLLNKNVAEKKWLYSDRLHIPHLSASYLLDHWVGDCEDMCDVSLYILRALGIPAATDTYLRSPNTIYSHYWPMVLDTTGLWVPCFVFEENSPVRGGTDGRKKGKVYRFAYSEQPDDSFWDQPEENIPSELRNRTIRDVTTDYCSPNEIAVDCNLILPGDRPEWAYLGVFTTSGWVPVASAKMKKGKAVFRNLENDLIYIPLYMKQGKQEIAGFPFQLTEDTCRYLKPQAFDTRMTLYRKYPLINKGCIEGANRPDFSDADTLYAIPKVAAKSNSVSLTSEKPYRYVRYVSDPYFFGNMAELEFFDCEGRLLKGAVISARPSLFKPDYVPENAFDKDPATYFSCTVHLDWTGLAFAEPHTIGSVFFILVNDDNFIREGDVYELFFFSGREWISLGEREATSDTLVYNHVPGEALFWLKNKTRGVQEQIFMYKDGKQFFM from the coding sequence ATGAAAAATAGCGTAAAGATACTCAAAAGAATCACAATGGTTTTAGCATTGATCGTGGTAGGTCAGTTGGTATATCTGACAATTTCCTCTGTGTCGAGAAAAGGAACCAGGCGATTGGAGAAGGCATTAGCCTTCGCCGGCCCTAACCGGAAAGAACTGGAGATGGTTTTGTCGCATTACAAACAAGGGAATGACCGCGAAAAATACGAAGCAGCCTGTTTCCTTATTGAGAATATGCCTGCCTATTTTTCATATAATTACCCCCAATCCATACTGGATTCAATAGCAACGATCAATGATTTGCTGTTATCGGGAGAAACTCCCCTTTCCGGACATTTAAGCCGGGTAAATAAATTCCCCTACGATAACCTGGATAAAATATACGATGCGCGGGTTATAACCTCTGGATATCTGATCCGGAACATTGATCTGGCATTTAAGGTATGGCGGGAACGGCCTTGGGGAAAGTACGTCGGGTTCGATGATTTTTGCGAATACATTTTGCCTTACAGGACAAAGGACGAACCGTTATCCGATTGGAGGACGCTTTATTATAAACGATTCATGCCCTTGTTCGACTCGCTTTACCAGGGAACGGATATCATCGAGGCCTGTAACCTTCTGAATAAAAATGTGGCAGAGAAAAAGTGGCTGTACTCCGACCGGTTACATATTCCCCATCTTTCCGCATCTTATTTGTTGGATCATTGGGTCGGGGATTGCGAGGATATGTGCGATGTATCGCTCTACATCTTACGGGCATTGGGTATCCCAGCTGCTACCGATACATACTTGAGGTCACCTAATACAATATATTCACATTACTGGCCGATGGTACTCGATACAACCGGCCTATGGGTTCCGTGTTTCGTTTTTGAGGAAAACTCTCCGGTAAGGGGAGGAACAGATGGCCGTAAAAAAGGAAAGGTGTACCGCTTCGCATATTCGGAACAGCCGGATGATTCCTTTTGGGATCAACCGGAGGAAAATATACCTTCCGAGTTGCGGAACCGGACTATCCGGGATGTAACGACGGATTATTGTTCCCCGAACGAAATAGCCGTTGATTGCAATTTAATCCTGCCGGGGGATAGGCCCGAATGGGCATATCTCGGCGTTTTCACTACCTCCGGTTGGGTTCCTGTCGCTTCCGCCAAGATGAAGAAAGGCAAAGCCGTGTTTCGTAATCTGGAAAATGATCTCATTTACATACCCTTGTATATGAAACAAGGCAAACAGGAGATTGCCGGATTTCCTTTCCAGTTGACCGAGGATACGTGCCGATATCTGAAACCCCAAGCTTTCGATACCCGGATGACCCTTTACCGGAAATACCCTTTGATTAACAAAGGATGTATAGAGGGAGCGAACCGTCCTGATTTCAGTGATGCAGATACATTATATGCCATTCCGAAAGTAGCCGCCAAATCGAACTCCGTTTCCCTTACTTCGGAAAAACCGTACCGGTATGTAAGATATGTTTCCGATCCGTATTTCTTCGGGAATATGGCGGAACTTGAATTTTTTGACTGCGAAGGTAGGTTGCTTAAAGGGGCTGTTATCAGTGCAAGACCTTCATTGTTCAAACCTGATTATGTACCGGAAAACGCATTTGATAAAGATCCCGCAACCTATTTTTCCTGTACCGTTCATCTCGATTGGACAGGATTGGCTTTTGCCGAACCCCACACCATCGGATCTGTTTTTTTCATATTGGTGAACGATGATAATTTTATCCGGGAAGGAGATGTCTATGAATTGTTCTTTTTTTCTGGAAGGGAATGGATTTCTTTAGGAGAAAGGGAAGCTACATCAGACACTCTTGTGTATAATCATGTCCCCGGTGAAGCATTGTTTTGGCTAAAGAACAAAACGCGGGGTGTACAGGAACAGATTTTCATGTATAAAGACGGAAAACAGTTTTTTATGTAG
- a CDS encoding RagB/SusD family nutrient uptake outer membrane protein, producing MKNTFVILLGTLLLMSSCSDFFELERPQETQWTTTSTLEQGLSAAYWNLHWTGGMGRGCPQYFDFITSGTANLLDGVSVGVSYSQPYYRMFDQKLNESKETWTKGYQIITLANLALDLDREGNGNPFKLDVNSDDYLHNYKRQIAEYRFLRGYTYFYLIKYFGTPYDPDGNNESLSIPLKTTAAYSKEDVMNEKLGTVKEVYDVVIGDLQYAKDNLPEQYTLNSWNDVPGYECGRGNKIIAAALLGKVYFLTGKHDLARQEFDYVINYAEQTGRYGLEDPQAPFIEEKAAVRPLESIWEFNSGQLDGKSEKHNMYVYYGMIMGLRFRDSNGSAFYNVPESQEGIVMSSWNCFTVGYWALKQMGWMADPENGDYAITSAAESDLRYRQVYHLMLPYEKGIRKGDEKYITNESVDSHAQVATPHVYLDKFFRGEKPYGRYSKYPYIRLADLYLQRAWLRWKSGDVQGAVGDMNKVWNRSNPDRPNRYNSSNVDHTAIFNEYLREMTGEGWTVDFMMGTRMPIPAGDATGNTVVNPPYAGWHWPVPDEETSLNPNY from the coding sequence ATGAAAAATACATTCGTAATATTATTAGGAACTTTGTTGTTAATGAGTTCTTGCAGTGATTTCTTTGAGTTGGAAAGGCCCCAGGAAACACAATGGACAACTACCTCTACTCTTGAACAGGGGTTATCGGCAGCTTATTGGAATTTGCATTGGACGGGAGGCATGGGAAGAGGCTGCCCCCAGTACTTTGATTTCATCACCTCAGGAACCGCCAATCTGTTGGATGGAGTGTCTGTCGGCGTCTCCTATTCGCAACCTTATTACCGGATGTTCGACCAGAAATTAAACGAATCGAAAGAAACCTGGACGAAAGGCTACCAAATAATAACCTTGGCAAACCTGGCGTTGGATTTGGATAGGGAAGGAAACGGCAATCCTTTTAAGTTGGATGTAAACAGCGATGATTATCTCCATAATTATAAAAGGCAGATTGCCGAGTACCGTTTTCTGAGGGGATACACGTACTTTTATTTAATAAAGTATTTCGGAACCCCCTATGATCCCGACGGAAATAATGAGTCTTTATCCATCCCGTTGAAAACCACAGCGGCCTATTCGAAAGAAGATGTGATGAATGAAAAGCTGGGAACCGTGAAAGAAGTGTACGATGTTGTGATCGGCGACCTGCAATATGCAAAAGACAATTTGCCCGAACAGTATACCTTAAACTCCTGGAATGATGTCCCCGGCTACGAATGTGGAAGAGGCAACAAAATCATTGCCGCAGCATTATTGGGGAAGGTTTATTTTTTGACGGGTAAGCACGATCTGGCCAGGCAGGAGTTCGACTATGTCATAAATTATGCGGAACAAACAGGCCGGTATGGTTTAGAAGATCCGCAAGCTCCGTTTATAGAAGAAAAAGCAGCCGTCAGGCCGTTGGAATCTATTTGGGAATTTAATAGCGGGCAGTTGGATGGAAAAAGTGAAAAACACAACATGTATGTTTATTATGGAATGATAATGGGGTTGCGTTTCAGGGATTCGAACGGTTCCGCATTTTATAATGTGCCGGAATCCCAGGAAGGCATCGTGATGAGTTCGTGGAACTGTTTTACCGTAGGATATTGGGCCTTAAAGCAAATGGGATGGATGGCAGACCCGGAAAATGGGGATTATGCGATTACCTCTGCTGCCGAAAGTGATTTGCGTTACCGGCAAGTATACCATCTGATGTTGCCCTATGAAAAAGGCATCAGGAAGGGGGATGAAAAGTATATTACCAATGAATCTGTCGATTCCCATGCCCAGGTTGCCACTCCTCATGTTTATCTGGACAAGTTTTTCAGGGGAGAGAAGCCGTACGGACGTTATTCGAAATATCCTTATATCCGTTTAGCCGATTTATATTTGCAACGGGCGTGGTTAAGATGGAAAAGTGGCGATGTGCAAGGTGCGGTGGGGGATATGAATAAGGTATGGAACCGTTCTAATCCGGACCGTCCGAATCGTTATAATTCGTCCAATGTAGATCATACGGCGATCTTTAACGAGTACTTACGGGAGATGACCGGAGAGGGGTGGACTGTCGATTTCATGATGGGAACCCGTATGCCGATCCCGGCGGGAGATGCTACGGGCAACACGGTGGTGAATCCTCCTTATGCCGGTTGGCATTGGCCTGTGCCGGATGAAGAAACGAGCTTGAATCCTAATTATTGA